Proteins encoded together in one Electrophorus electricus isolate fEleEle1 chromosome 9, fEleEle1.pri, whole genome shotgun sequence window:
- the med28 gene encoding mediator of RNA polymerase II transcription subunit 28, translating to MASSMGGMFPGQQPPGPHPPAGVPGPLAGPPGSRAPNSTLVDDLEASFEACFASLVSQDYVNGTDQEEIRTGVDQCIQKFLDVARQTECFFLQKRLQLSVQKPEQVEKEDISELRNELQRKDMLIQKHLTKLHHWQQVLEDISVQHKKPTELPQGPLAFLEQASANLPAPVKPN from the exons atggCGTCCTCCATGGGCGGAATGTTCCCAGGGCAGCAGCCCCCTGGTCCGCACCCTCCGGCTGGCGTTCCTGGACCACTGGCAGGCCCTCCGGGGAGTAGAGCTCCGAACAGTACTTTGGTGGATGACCTGGAAGCTTCTTTTGAG GCATGTTTCGCATCTCTCGTAAGCCAGGACTATGTGAATGGCACAGATCAGGAAGAAATCAGAACAG GGGTTGATCAGTGCATTCAGAAGTTTCTCGATGTGGCCAGGCAAACAGAGTGTTTTTTCCTTCAAAAAAGGCTACAGCTCTCAGTACAGAAACCTGAACAGGTAGAGAAAgag GACATATCGGAGCTGAGGAATGAGCTTCAGAGGAAGGACATGCTGATCCAGAAGCACCTGACTAAGCTCCACCACTGGCAGCAGGTGTTGGAGGACATCAGTGTCCAGCACAAGAAGCCCACAGAACTTCCACAGGGTCCATTGGCCTTCTTGGAACAGGCCTCTGCGAACCTGCCTGCTCCTGTCAAGCCCAACTGA